From one Trifolium pratense cultivar HEN17-A07 linkage group LG1, ARS_RC_1.1, whole genome shotgun sequence genomic stretch:
- the LOC123902316 gene encoding uncharacterized protein LOC123902316: MLLVIDFEKEKLTYLDSFPMTKSSHNITRSIKTMALFMEGMLQSGIFYDNPSTPRPLVSHFHMSFPSAAGSQGINSNDCAVFVILWMTSAKEEEGYKVEVDNGSRLQIAIDLVLAPYNKHKSIVMQNAEDFNARKKRSSLRKGV; the protein is encoded by the exons ATGCTGTTAGTCATTGATTTTGAGAAGGAGAAATTGACCTACCTTGACTCTTTCCCCATGACAAAGTCTTCCCACAACATAACGCGGAGCATAAAAACTATG GCGCTGTTTATGGAGGGAATGCTGCAAAGTGGCATATTTTACGACAATCCGAGCACACCTAGGCCACTGGTGTCGCATTTTCACATGTCTTTCCCCAGTGCCGCTGGTTCACAGGGCATTAACTC GAATGACTGTGCAGTCTTCGTCATCCTTTGGATGACATCTGCAAAGGAGGAGGAAGGATACAAAGTGGAG GTGGACAATGGATCCAGACTGCAGATTGCGATTGATTTGGTGTTGGCGCCATATAATAAACACAAGTCAATCGTAATGCAGAATGCTGAAGATTTCAATGCGCGCAAGAAAAGATCATCATTGCGTAAAGGGGTGTAA